One window of the Staphylococcus equorum genome contains the following:
- a CDS encoding PLP-dependent aminotransferase family protein, translating into MQQDTEQYIYRQLYNRLKDDILAFKYESHEKIPSKRDMAKHLNVSVNSVKSAYEQLLAEGYIYTKERKGYFIEPLDKLIVDPDAQISLEGHEHTTRTTFDYSFSHMSTDISEFPVDTWAKLTKRVFQDYDYYLSTIPHVKGPIELRQSIAKLVSYQRGIQCHPEQIVIGSGTNTLLMQLIQLLERNVTIAVENPGYSRFRTLLNQTNTSTTAIELDHKGISIDQLKQVQPNAVIVTPSHQFPMGTIMPVSRRIDLLNWASQTHSYVIEDDYDSEFKYETDNIPSLFSFDKNDSVIYLGTFSKTLMPGLRMSYMILPSKLIKQFELQNDNMIPDFSMLNALTLNLMIKEGHYEKYIKKMHQLYGKRRSLLIEHLENVFKDDIQIKDTRAGLHFIIEVVSPYTYTEIETRAKAQKLELYTIKRFSVKTFQKNEAVKILIIGFSKIEQSQIPEAVKRLKQVLSE; encoded by the coding sequence ATGCAACAAGACACAGAACAATATATCTATAGACAGTTATATAACCGCTTAAAAGATGATATACTCGCATTCAAATATGAAAGTCATGAAAAAATCCCTTCAAAAAGAGATATGGCAAAGCATCTTAATGTGAGTGTGAACAGTGTGAAATCAGCTTACGAACAGCTATTAGCTGAAGGTTACATTTATACAAAGGAACGAAAAGGTTATTTTATAGAACCGTTAGATAAATTAATCGTCGATCCTGACGCACAAATTTCATTAGAGGGCCACGAACATACAACTCGAACTACATTTGATTACTCTTTTTCCCATATGAGTACAGATATATCAGAATTTCCAGTCGACACATGGGCAAAGTTAACAAAGCGTGTATTTCAAGATTATGATTATTATTTGTCGACTATTCCACACGTTAAGGGCCCAATAGAACTAAGACAATCTATTGCAAAACTTGTGTCATATCAAAGAGGGATACAATGTCATCCTGAACAAATCGTTATAGGATCAGGAACGAATACTTTATTGATGCAGTTAATTCAATTATTGGAAAGAAACGTAACGATTGCTGTAGAAAATCCTGGTTATTCACGTTTTAGAACATTACTAAATCAAACGAATACATCAACCACAGCAATAGAATTAGATCATAAAGGTATATCTATAGATCAGCTCAAACAAGTGCAACCTAATGCTGTTATTGTAACACCATCTCACCAGTTTCCTATGGGCACCATTATGCCTGTCTCAAGACGAATCGATTTATTAAACTGGGCAAGCCAAACACATAGCTATGTTATAGAAGATGACTACGATAGTGAGTTTAAGTATGAAACAGACAATATACCGTCATTGTTTAGTTTTGATAAAAATGACAGCGTGATTTACTTGGGTACTTTTTCCAAAACATTAATGCCAGGTTTACGTATGAGTTATATGATTTTACCATCAAAATTGATTAAGCAGTTTGAATTACAAAATGATAATATGATACCAGATTTTTCTATGTTAAATGCATTAACACTCAATTTAATGATTAAAGAAGGTCATTACGAAAAATATATTAAAAAAATGCATCAACTATATGGAAAAAGAAGGTCTCTATTAATCGAACATTTAGAAAATGTTTTTAAAGATGACATTCAAATAAAAGATACACGCGCAGGTTTACACTTCATCATAGAAGTAGTTTCTCCTTATACATATACAGAAATTGAAACACGCGCAAAAGCACAAAAATTAGAACTTTATACTATTAAACGCTTTTCTGTAAAAACATTTCAAAAGAATGAGGCGGTTAAAATTTTAATTATTGGCTTCTCAAAAATTGAACAATCACAGATACCTGAAGCTGTAAAGCGTTTGAAACAAGTGCTTTCTGAATAA
- a CDS encoding CynX/NimT family MFS transporter, with translation MEKYRKIKPFNWLLFIGILLIGANLRAPITSIGVALPDIKTDLAMSNSAVSVITVVPLLAFSVISLFAARTSNKMGLEKTIFLALCLIFIGVLVRSITDISWLYIGTVLIGIGIGFGNVLAPAMIKAKFPLHIGIMTGYYTVVMNVFGGLSSYGTAPLVKAFNYNIAISVIGIITLITIIIWSFQLKGTQETATALPRKSVNVWKSPLAWQITILMGGQSLIFYSLINWLPAYLSHSGMTINEAGAYLSIMQIAIIPFTFITPIFATKMKSQFFLTFITGICFIVGVTIMLIAPNLAIISTILIGVAGGLAFGLVNTFFSLRTEHIQTSAKLSGMAQAVGYLVAAVGPLLFGILHDMTGKWTASLSILLITAIVITLFGSQAGRKRTIEQSSTIKTK, from the coding sequence ATGGAAAAGTATAGAAAAATAAAACCATTTAATTGGTTATTGTTTATAGGAATCTTATTGATAGGCGCTAACTTAAGAGCACCGATCACCTCAATTGGTGTTGCGTTACCTGACATTAAGACAGATTTAGCGATGTCTAATAGTGCAGTCAGTGTTATAACAGTTGTGCCATTATTGGCATTCTCTGTGATTTCATTATTTGCTGCTCGAACAAGTAATAAAATGGGATTAGAAAAAACAATTTTCTTAGCACTTTGTTTAATCTTTATTGGTGTTCTTGTCAGATCAATTACGGACATTTCATGGTTATACATAGGAACAGTGCTAATAGGTATCGGTATCGGATTTGGTAATGTACTAGCACCAGCAATGATTAAGGCGAAATTTCCACTACATATCGGTATTATGACGGGATATTATACCGTTGTGATGAATGTGTTTGGTGGCTTATCCTCATATGGGACAGCGCCCTTAGTAAAGGCATTTAATTATAATATCGCTATAAGTGTTATAGGAATTATCACACTTATAACAATTATTATATGGTCATTTCAATTAAAAGGAACACAAGAAACCGCCACAGCTTTACCTCGGAAAAGTGTGAATGTGTGGAAATCTCCATTAGCATGGCAAATTACGATACTTATGGGAGGACAATCACTTATATTTTATTCGTTGATTAATTGGCTGCCTGCTTATTTATCTCATAGTGGTATGACTATTAATGAGGCAGGCGCATATTTATCTATTATGCAGATTGCTATTATTCCATTTACCTTCATTACACCTATATTTGCGACTAAAATGAAATCGCAATTCTTCTTAACCTTTATTACAGGTATATGTTTTATTGTGGGTGTGACAATTATGCTAATTGCGCCAAATCTAGCAATCATTTCTACTATCTTAATCGGCGTTGCGGGTGGTCTTGCGTTTGGCTTAGTGAATACGTTCTTTAGTTTAAGAACGGAACATATTCAAACATCAGCAAAGCTTTCAGGAATGGCTCAAGCAGTAGGTTATCTTGTTGCAGCAGTAGGTCCGTTATTATTTGGTATCTTGCATGATATGACAGGTAAATGGACCGCTTCACTAAGTATTTTATTAATTACTGCGATTGTTATAACGTTATTTGGCTCACAAGCGGGACGTAAACGTACTATAGAACAATCAAGCACAATCAAAACAAAATAA
- the cls gene encoding cardiolipin synthase, which translates to MQLMFDTGISPIYRIVLAFFFLMNIVLALLIVFLDRDRRDATSTWAWLFLLFVMPILGFIVYIFFGRAVRKKRERGFEHNQIEDGLKRLRSQLQDDTNKISDSKNPIVRKHADIANTLLTKEQSFLSNNNNIDIYTDGHDLYDQMKQDLRNAKRYIHMEYYVLKLDGLGSEIIEILEEKAAEGLEVKLLYDAVGSKSVHNSNFKKFQSEGGQVEAFFKSKIPFINFRVNNRNHRKIVIIDGLTGYVGGFNIGDEYLGLDEKFGYWRDTHLRVRGDGVDALQLSFIHDWNSQAKREQLEYNKRYFPNNAYQGGNVSMQLAASAPSDNWHQIEFGYMKMIMNAKKSIYMHSPYFIPDKGFINALRIAAKSGVDVRLIIPCKPDHIFVYWATITSVAQLIKDGVKVYTYENGFIHSKMIMIDDEVSSVGTANMDVRSFELNFEINAFMYDTQIAEQLKEAFFEDLKVSKELTEERYEQRSHWIKFKQSIAKLASPIL; encoded by the coding sequence ATGCAATTGATGTTTGATACAGGTATAAGTCCGATATATAGAATCGTGTTAGCTTTCTTTTTTCTAATGAACATCGTGCTCGCTTTACTTATTGTATTTTTAGATAGGGATAGAAGAGATGCGACCTCAACTTGGGCATGGTTATTCTTATTATTCGTTATGCCGATTTTAGGTTTTATTGTGTATATATTCTTCGGACGTGCAGTTAGAAAAAAACGTGAACGCGGATTTGAGCATAATCAAATTGAAGATGGGTTGAAAAGGTTACGGTCACAACTTCAAGATGATACAAACAAAATTAGTGATTCAAAAAATCCTATTGTAAGAAAACATGCTGATATTGCTAATACGTTATTAACGAAAGAACAATCTTTTTTAAGTAATAACAATAATATCGATATTTACACAGATGGTCATGATTTGTATGATCAAATGAAGCAAGATTTACGCAATGCTAAGCGCTATATTCATATGGAATATTACGTTTTAAAATTAGACGGCTTAGGTAGTGAAATTATTGAAATATTAGAAGAAAAAGCTGCAGAAGGTCTAGAGGTTAAACTACTCTATGATGCCGTAGGTTCTAAATCGGTACATAATTCTAATTTTAAAAAGTTTCAGTCAGAGGGCGGACAAGTCGAGGCATTTTTCAAATCTAAAATACCTTTTATAAACTTTAGAGTAAATAACCGAAATCACCGTAAAATTGTAATTATTGATGGACTGACAGGTTATGTAGGTGGTTTTAATATAGGTGACGAATATTTAGGTTTAGACGAGAAGTTTGGCTATTGGAGAGATACACACTTAAGAGTGAGAGGCGACGGTGTCGATGCACTACAATTGAGTTTCATACATGATTGGAACTCGCAAGCTAAACGTGAACAGCTAGAATATAATAAAAGATATTTCCCGAACAATGCCTATCAAGGTGGCAACGTGTCTATGCAACTGGCTGCCAGTGCACCAAGTGATAATTGGCATCAAATTGAATTTGGATATATGAAGATGATTATGAATGCTAAAAAGTCCATCTATATGCACAGTCCTTATTTTATTCCGGATAAAGGGTTTATTAATGCCCTGCGTATTGCTGCGAAATCTGGTGTCGATGTTCGTTTGATTATACCGTGTAAACCTGATCATATATTTGTATATTGGGCGACAATTACAAGCGTAGCTCAGCTGATTAAAGACGGTGTGAAAGTCTACACATATGAGAATGGATTTATCCATTCTAAAATGATTATGATTGATGATGAAGTATCAAGCGTGGGTACTGCAAATATGGATGTTCGTAGTTTTGAATTAAACTTTGAAATTAATGCATTTATGTATGACACGCAAATCGCGGAACAATTAAAAGAAGCATTCTTTGAAGACCTTAAAGTTTCAAAAGAACTCACAGAAGAACGTTACGAACAGCGTTCACATTGGATTAAGTTTAAACAATCTATTGCTAAATTAGCATCTCCAATTTTATAA